The following is a genomic window from Chloroflexota bacterium.
TCTCGCTCCCGCAAGAGAAACCGAGCAGCAATGTGGCAGTGATTGCCGGGTCATTCAACCCGATAACTCTCGCCCATCTTAGTCTTAGCGGCGGCGCGTTGCAGCAGCCGGACGTAGGCGCAGTCTGGCTGTCGCTGGCAGTCCACACGGTTGATAAGGAACATGTCACCGGCGCGTTTCTGGAGGACCGCCTCTGCATGCTCGAATCCCTTGCAGAATCGCAGCAGAGCGTAGGCGTGGTGCTCTGTAACCGGGGTCTGTACGTGGAGCAGGCGGAAGCGTTGCGCTCGACAGTCGTCGCGCCTGATCAGGAGCTCGTATTCGTCGTAGGTTACGACAAAATCCAACAGATACTCAATCCGCGCTACTACGAGGATCGGGAGGCCAGCCTCGATAGGCTCTTTTCGCTCGCACGCTTCTTGGTTGCGGAACGAGGCGCGTACGGTGCCCAGGCGCTAGCTGCCTTGCTGAGTGAGAAGACGAATCTGGCGTACTCCGGGCGAATCGCGCCACTGACGACGCTGCCCGTGCACCATGATCCCGCGCTCTCTTCAACCGCCGTGCGCACGGCGTACGCCGAGGGTGGCGGCAGCCCCGCGGAAGCGTACGCCGTGCCGGAAACCGTGCAGGACTTCATCGCGGCAACGGGAGTCTACGCGTCGCCGATGGTGCTGCCCAACGGCGAGACTATTGACCGCTACGGGGTGCGGATGCGCATACGCGATGCGCTGCTGGCTGAGCCGCAAAGCGCTTTCTCCCCGGCCGAGTTCCGCACTGCCGTCGCGCTGGCGACGACTGATTCCGATTCCGGTAGCACGTTGCGCCGGCTGCTCGCGGAGGACTGTAAATCTCTGCGGGCAATTCGCAAGCACATCACAGCCTAAGCAACGCAGTGACCGGACAAGAACGTGCGTGCGGCAGCCTTGGGACGTCGGTTGGTTGACTCTCAGTGCTGGGGACCGGTCTTTCCCATCTCGATTGAGCGCGGCTATGGGATGCAAAACGCCCCACCAGCACAATGGCTCGGGGCGTATTCAATGTGGTTCCCTGTTTCGAGACATCGCGCAGCAGCGCTCAATCCTTCTTTGGCTTTTCCAGGTCGTCTACGTCGAGAGAATTGATGAACTCGCGGAAGAGGCCAAGCCGTTCCTCAAGTTCCGGATCCGGCGTGCTTTCCTCAACGGACTCGCCTTCACCCTGTTCTTCCTTGGCTGGCGTAAAGCTGGCTGCGTCCAGCACGCTCTCTGCAACGAGTATGGGCGCGTCAACGCGAACCGCCAAGGCGATGGCGTCACTGGGCCGCGCGTCGATTTCGACGTGCCGCCCGTTGTGGTCGAGCACGATGCGCGCGAAATACGTGCGGTCTGCCAGATCGTTAATGAGGATACTCACAACGGTAGCGCCGAGTGTCTCGATAACGCTGCTGAGGAGATCGTGCGTCAAAGGTCGCGAGAAGGAATGCTTGTGCAGCTTGATGGCAATCGAATCGGCCTCGGCAATGCCAATCACGATCACGAGATAGCGCTCTTGGTCTTTCTCGCGCAGCACGACCATCCGGGTCGGGTTAGCCGGATTTCTGCCTACGCTTTCTATCACCATTTCGACCATCGTATTGCCACCTGCGCAGCGACGTATCTGCGTTTCAACCTTTGTCCACGGCCCAAAGCGACCCCACTTAGCCCAAGCTCACGGGTGCCCTCAGTACCTTAAGTCTACTCTTCCGGCTGGTCTAGCTCAAATGCGTGATGCAGGGCTTGGGCCGCCCGCTGGGCGTCATCTTCGTGCACCAGGCACGTGATTCTGATCTCGCTCGTTGTAATGCTCTCGATATTGATGGACGGCTCCGCCAGCGCGCCGAACATGCGGGCCGCCACGCCGGGGGTGCTCTGTATGCCGGTGCCGACAATTGAGACTTTTGCCAAGTTGGCAAAGTACAGCACGTCCGCTGCGCCAAGCGTTTGGGAGGCGCCTTCCACGAGCTCAAGCGTCTTGGCGAGGTCGTCCCGTGACACGGTGAACGAAATGTCGGTAATACCGTCGTGGCTGATGTTTTGGACGATCACGTCAATGTTGATGCTGTCATCCGCAAGTGGCTGGAAGAGCCCATGGGCAATGCCGGGGCGGTCAGGGATGCCAAGCACAGAGATCTTTGCGACATCGGTATCGACGGCAATGCCGCGAATGCGTTGGGCGTCTTTCTCCATATCCTCACCTCGGGTGATCACTGTACCAGAATTGTCATTGAACGATGAGCGCACGACGATGGGCATGTCGAAGAGCTCCGCGAGCTCAACCGCCCTGGCGTGCATTACCCGCGCGCCGAGCTTGGCCAACTCCAGCATCTCCTCGTGGGCAATGCGGTCGAGCTTGCGGGCGGTCGGGATTACGCGCGGGTCGGCGGTGTAGATACCGTCGACATCCGTGTAGATTTCGCAGGCGGCCGCCTTTACGGCAATGGCGATGGCGACTGCGGTCGTGTCCGAACCACCGCGTCCCAGCGTGGTCACGTCCAAGTCGTGCGTTACCCCCTGAAAACCGGCAACGATGACGATGCGGCCGGCCTCGAGTTCTTGCTCCATCCGCGAAGGATCGATGTCTACGATCCGAGCGCGGGAGTAGAAGGAGTCCGTGCGTATGCCTGCTTGCTGGCCGGTGAGCGCCACGGCATCGTAGCCCACGTCGCGGAGGCACATCGATAGCAGTGTGGAGGAGACGATCTCGCCGGTAGAAAGGAGCAAGTCCAAATCGCGGCCGCCGGGGGAGCTGGACACTTGATGGGCGAGCGCAATCAGCTCATCGGTCGTGTCGCCCATGGCGGAAACGACGACAACAACGTCGTTACCGGCATCGCGCGCGGCGGCCAGCCGCGCGGCTACGGACTTGATGCGCTCCGCACTCTCTACTGAACTGCCGCCGTACTTTTGGACCACTCGCGCCATGCGCGCGTCCCCTCCTCAAGAGGCCATGCGCTCTCCAACGACTTCCACGGTTTCTGTGCACAATCCTGCTCAGAAGTAGCAAAACACGCAACGAATTGCGTGTGTCTTACGTACTCCCGGAAGGTCAGCACCACAAAATAACACGCGGGCTATGCCTAGCGGAGAGCGGGAACTTTCTGCTACATTATAGCATGCATTCGGCGCGGAAACCGCTTGAGCATTGGGCTGTGACGCCCCTGTGAGGCCTGACGAAATGTCGTACACAATCGTGTTGGCCGATCCCATTCACGAGCAAGGGATCGCGATCCTCGAGCAGATCGCAACGGTACGCCAAGCCAGCCAGGACGGCGGCGTGCCGCTGGCAGACCAATTGCGTGAAGTCCACGCAGTCGTGACGCGCCTTACGAAAGTAACGCCTGAACTCATCGATGCAGCCCCAGCCCTGCGGGCAATTTCCCGGCACGGCGTGGGCGTCGATAGCGTGGACGTGGCGTACGCCACGGCGCGCGGCATCCCGGTGCTCTATACTCCCGCCGCAAATGCGGAATCTGTCGCGGAACATACGCTGGGGATGATGCTGGCCGTGAGCAAGATGATTCTGCTTGGCGACCGCGCGCAGCGCAATGGCGATTTCCAGTCGCGCACGCGGCTCATTGGCTTTGAACTCTACGGTAAGACGCTAGGTGTTGTGGGCGCGGGCCGAATCGGCAGCCGGGTCGCGCGCATGTGCCGCGCTGCGCTCGACATGCACGTCATCGCCTACGATCCCATTCTTTCACCGGATGACGCCCGCCTGCTCGGGGTTGAGCTCGTTTCGGACCTTTCGGTTCTGCTGCAGGAGGCCGACTATGTCTCGCTGCACGCGCCGCTGACGCCGGAGACACACGGTCTCATCGGCCCGCGCGAGCTTAACCTGATGAAGCCGACGGCGATCCTTGTCAATTGCGCGCGCGGCGGCATCGTGGATGAGCAGGCACTGGCGACGGCGTTGCTGGAAGGCCAAATTGCCGGCGCCGCGGTGGACGTCTGGCAACAGGAACCGCCGCCGCAAGACCATCCCCTGTTTGCCTTGGAGAACGTGATCGTCAGCCCGCACATGGCCGCTCACACGGAAGAGGCGATGATTCGCATGGCGACAACGCTCGCGCTGGATATCACCCGTGTCTTGCAGGGCGAACGGCCGCACTTCTGCGTCAACCCTGAAGTGTTCTCAGAGTGAGTATCTCGCAGCGACAAAGGAGCGGATGCTAGTGGCAGAAATAGAACAATTCGTTGGCACACTGTCGCGACTGCGCGATCTAAAAGGCGAGGCCGTGGTGATCAAGATTGGGGGCAACGTGCTGCCCCACCGGGAGGCGTTCTGCGACGACGTCGAGGCGTTGTGGCAAGCCGGCCTGTTTACCGTTGTCGTGCACGGTGGCGGCAAAGCGGTAACCGAAATGGAAAAGACTCTCGGTCGGGAAGCGTCTTTTGTTGAAGGGTTGCGAGTTACGGATGCCGACGCCTTGGAACTGGTGCAAATGGTCCTGGCCGGTAAGGTGAATAGCGACCTGGTGGCAATGTTTCAAGGCCGCGGCATAGACGCCATCGGCCTGACCGGCGCCGACGGTCAACTGCTCTTGGCAAACCCGCGCCAGAAACCGGCAGGGCTTGGTTACGTCGGCGATGTGAAGAAGGTAAACGTGGATGTATTTGTCGTCGTGGCCGAAGCACAAATGGTGCCGGTTATCGCGCCGCTCGGCGTCACGGAGGAAGGGCAGCTTCTCAACATCAACGCCGATACCGTGGCAGGCGATATTGCCAAAGCCCTTTCAGCACAACACTTCCTCCTGCTCACCGACGTGCCCGGTGTACAGGACAAGAACGGCGACGTGCTGCCCTCTCTTTCAGGGGCAAGAGCGCGTCAACTCATCCGCAACGGCACAATCAGCGGAGGCATGATCCCCAAAGTCACCGCTTGCCTGGATGCTTTGGAAGGGGTGCCGTCCGCCCATATCGTCGACGGCCGCGAACCGCACGCCGTGCTGCGTCAACTCCTCACCGACGACCGTGTCGGCACCCAATTCCACGCCAAGGCTTGAGTTCATCGGACGAATTCTGTCCGTCACGGACTGACGTAGTCCTCACGGGTAAAGCGCCGCCAAGTTCGACGCAAGGCCGGCCGCTTCCATCCGGTACTAGCCGCCGCTCACCGTTCCCTCTTGCCGAGGATACGACCGCATCGAGAGATACGGGACATGCGCAGACTCCCAACCCGTCGCCTAGCTGCAGCCACTGGCGCTAAGATTACTCCCTCTCCCTGGGGAGACCTTTGCGTAACCCCCACTTTCAATCAGCGGCACTCCCTCAGTGGCACTCCCTCTCCTGGGGGAGAGGGCCGGGGTGAGGGGGTCTTTTGCTACAACGGCCTTGACGCTGGGAATTGTAAAGAGGTATCAGGGCAGATTCGGTGTGCATACTGAGAGATTTCAGGACATTCACCCTCACCCCGTATCGTGTCGATACGCTGTATCGAGTACGGGGCAGGCTAGCCCTCTCCCTCGGTGGGAGAGGGAACGCTCTCGCTTCCGCTTAGGTTTCGCAAGGGTCTCCTGGGGGAGAGGGCCGGAGTGAGGGGACTCTTGCCTATCAGCCGAGTACCGGATTGCGCAAGGTTCCAAGTCGTTCGATTGTAGCCTCGATTGAGTCGCCGTCCACGAGCGAAGCGCCGGCTGCCGCGCCCACTCCTGCCGGGGTGCCGGTGGAGATTACGTC
Proteins encoded in this region:
- the argB gene encoding acetylglutamate kinase → MAEIEQFVGTLSRLRDLKGEAVVIKIGGNVLPHREAFCDDVEALWQAGLFTVVVHGGGKAVTEMEKTLGREASFVEGLRVTDADALELVQMVLAGKVNSDLVAMFQGRGIDAIGLTGADGQLLLANPRQKPAGLGYVGDVKKVNVDVFVVVAEAQMVPVIAPLGVTEEGQLLNINADTVAGDIAKALSAQHFLLLTDVPGVQDKNGDVLPSLSGARARQLIRNGTISGGMIPKVTACLDALEGVPSAHIVDGREPHAVLRQLLTDDRVGTQFHAKA
- a CDS encoding aspartate kinase produces the protein MARVVQKYGGSSVESAERIKSVAARLAAARDAGNDVVVVVSAMGDTTDELIALAHQVSSSPGGRDLDLLLSTGEIVSSTLLSMCLRDVGYDAVALTGQQAGIRTDSFYSRARIVDIDPSRMEQELEAGRIVIVAGFQGVTHDLDVTTLGRGGSDTTAVAIAIAVKAAACEIYTDVDGIYTADPRVIPTARKLDRIAHEEMLELAKLGARVMHARAVELAELFDMPIVVRSSFNDNSGTVITRGEDMEKDAQRIRGIAVDTDVAKISVLGIPDRPGIAHGLFQPLADDSINIDVIVQNISHDGITDISFTVSRDDLAKTLELVEGASQTLGAADVLYFANLAKVSIVGTGIQSTPGVAARMFGALAEPSINIESITTSEIRITCLVHEDDAQRAAQALHHAFELDQPEE
- a CDS encoding hydroxyacid dehydrogenase gives rise to the protein MSYTIVLADPIHEQGIAILEQIATVRQASQDGGVPLADQLREVHAVVTRLTKVTPELIDAAPALRAISRHGVGVDSVDVAYATARGIPVLYTPAANAESVAEHTLGMMLAVSKMILLGDRAQRNGDFQSRTRLIGFELYGKTLGVVGAGRIGSRVARMCRAALDMHVIAYDPILSPDDARLLGVELVSDLSVLLQEADYVSLHAPLTPETHGLIGPRELNLMKPTAILVNCARGGIVDEQALATALLEGQIAGAAVDVWQQEPPPQDHPLFALENVIVSPHMAAHTEEAMIRMATTLALDITRVLQGERPHFCVNPEVFSE
- a CDS encoding bifunctional nuclease family protein, encoding MVEMVIESVGRNPANPTRMVVLREKDQERYLVIVIGIAEADSIAIKLHKHSFSRPLTHDLLSSVIETLGATVVSILINDLADRTYFARIVLDHNGRHVEIDARPSDAIALAVRVDAPILVAESVLDAASFTPAKEEQGEGESVEESTPDPELEERLGLFREFINSLDVDDLEKPKKD